In a single window of the Magnolia sinica isolate HGM2019 chromosome 7, MsV1, whole genome shotgun sequence genome:
- the LOC131251303 gene encoding zinc finger protein CONSTANS-LIKE 16 → MNAEKKAANALGAKTARACDSCLRKRARWFCAADDAFLCQACDASVHSANPLAQRHERLRLKTASLKPGGGSGSGENNVVEPLPAWHQGFRRKARTPRHSKATTTNELQVPKIEPMPNPLLVPELGSDEPSLDENEEQLLYRVPIFDPEVAEFCTSSVAETASNGVTAAAATAAAFVQELKPVISPDYVEATAAAVDALPGFLPSDVDLAEFAADVESLLGTGIDQDSFCMQGLGLLESKEEEDMDCCFEKKGRVKVEEEEEDEDTVGYAVCHVDAELDLSRDTLDLNFDYASTGEEEEEEVKVGAMNRYRSTEEEESKRISLTLNYDAVITAWASQGSPWTTGDRPHINPDDCWPDCMGTCFPDLRQYGGDAGVGGQVTVGDGGREARVSRYREKRRTRLFSKKIRYEVRKLNAEKRPRMKGRFVKRASFAGPAFPF, encoded by the exons ATGAACGCGGAGAAGAAAGCTGCAAACGCTTTGGGTGCAAAGACAGCAAGGGCATGCGACAGCTGCCTACGTAAACGAGCCCGCTGGTTCTGCGCTGCTGACGATGCCTTCCTCTGCCAAGCCTGCGACGCTTCTGTGCACTCGGCTAACCCTTTGGCACAACGCCATGAGAGGCTACGTCTCAAGACAGCATCGCTCAAGCCTGGTGGTGGCAGCGGCAGTGGCGAAAACAATGTTGTAGAGCCTTTGCCTGCATGGCACCAGGGGTTCCGCCGCAAGGCACGCACTCCACGCCACTCAAAGGCAACTACTACCAACGAGCTGCAGGTGCCAAAGATCGAGCCGATGCCAAACCCACTCCTAGTGCCGGAGCTGGGCAGCGATGAGCCATCACTGGATGAAAATGAAGAGCAGCTTCTCTACCGTGTTCCCATCTTTGATCCTGAGGTGGCTGAATTCTGCACCTCGTCTGTTGCGGAGACTGCCTCTAATGGggttactgctgctgctgctactgctgctgcttttGTTCAAGAATTGAAGCCTGTGATTTCTCCTGACTATGTAGAAGCCACAGCAGCTGCTGTTGATGCACTACCTGGATTTCTTCCATCTGATGTAGATTTAGCAGAGTTCGCTGCAGACGTAGAGAGCTTACTGGGCACAGGGATTGATCAGGACTCCTTTTGCATGCAAGGGTTGGGGCTGTTGGAATCAAAAGAGGAGGAAGACATGGATTGCTGTTTCGAGAAGAAAGGAAGGGTGAAagtagaggaagaagaggaagatgaagacaCAGTGGGCTACGCTGTTTGCCATGTAGATGCAGAACTGGATCTGTCGAGGGACACTTTGGACTTGAATTTTGATTATGCGTCGACgggagaagaggaggaagaggaggtgAAAGTGGGAGCGATGAACAGGTACAGAAGCACAGAAGAGGAGGAGAGTAAGAGAATATCACTTACACTCAACTATGATGCGGTCATCACTGCCTGGGCTAGCCAGGGCTCGCCATGGACCACCGGTGATAGGCCCCACATCAATCCTGATGACTGCTGGCCTGACTGTATG GGTACATGTTTTCCGGATCTTCGCCAGTATGGAGGAGACGCAGGAGTCGGGGGACAAGTGACGGTGGGAGATGGAGGGAGGGAGGCCAGGGTTTCTAGATATAGAGAGAAGCGTCGGACACGGCTTTTCTCAAAGAAGATCAGGTACGAGGTCCGAAAATTGAATGCCGAGAAGAGACCGAGGATGAAAGGTCGATTTGTGAAGAGGGCGTCGTTTGCCGGGCCTGCTTTTCCATTCTAA